From the Pomacea canaliculata isolate SZHN2017 linkage group LG14, ASM307304v1, whole genome shotgun sequence genome, one window contains:
- the LOC112555070 gene encoding THAP domain-containing protein 4-like isoform X1 produces the protein MSDTCKGMMNDAIKPLAWLLGRWQAEKGQGVYPTISDFKYGEEVEFFHVGQPNVQFSFYSWNPETKRPMHREIGFIRIKPGTNKVALMCAHNFGVSEVQEGEVTENRLQAETVGITRMSFAKDPETKKVSRIFCRTDDELEQVVSMETSNTPMTEHLRIKYKKVQ, from the exons ATGTCGGACACGTGTAAAG GCATGATGAATGATGCCATCAAACCTTTGGCTTGGTTACTTGGACGATGGCAGGCAGAGAAAGGACAAGGGGTATACCCAACCATTTCTGATTTCAAGTATGGCGAGGAAGTTGAATTCTTTCATGTTGGTCAACCAAATGTCCAGTTCAG CTTCTATTCCTGGAATCCTGAGACCAAAAGACCAATGCATCGAGAAATTGGATTCATCCGCATAAAACCTGGTACCAACAAAGTTGCCCTGATGTGTGCACACAACTTTG GAGTCTCTGAAGTTCAGGAAGGAGAGGTCACAGAGAACAGGCTACAAGCAGAGACAGTAGGGATAACACGAATGAGTTTTGCCAAGGACCCTGAAACAAAGAAG gtATCAAGAATATTTTGTCGCACAGATGATGAGTTGGAACAAGTGGTGTCAATGGAAACCTCAAATACCCCAATGACTGAGCATCTTCGAATAAAATATAAGAAGGTCCAATAA
- the LOC112555070 gene encoding THAP domain-containing protein 4-like isoform X2: MMNDAIKPLAWLLGRWQAEKGQGVYPTISDFKYGEEVEFFHVGQPNVQFSFYSWNPETKRPMHREIGFIRIKPGTNKVALMCAHNFGVSEVQEGEVTENRLQAETVGITRMSFAKDPETKKVSRIFCRTDDELEQVVSMETSNTPMTEHLRIKYKKVQ; this comes from the exons ATGATGAATGATGCCATCAAACCTTTGGCTTGGTTACTTGGACGATGGCAGGCAGAGAAAGGACAAGGGGTATACCCAACCATTTCTGATTTCAAGTATGGCGAGGAAGTTGAATTCTTTCATGTTGGTCAACCAAATGTCCAGTTCAG CTTCTATTCCTGGAATCCTGAGACCAAAAGACCAATGCATCGAGAAATTGGATTCATCCGCATAAAACCTGGTACCAACAAAGTTGCCCTGATGTGTGCACACAACTTTG GAGTCTCTGAAGTTCAGGAAGGAGAGGTCACAGAGAACAGGCTACAAGCAGAGACAGTAGGGATAACACGAATGAGTTTTGCCAAGGACCCTGAAACAAAGAAG gtATCAAGAATATTTTGTCGCACAGATGATGAGTTGGAACAAGTGGTGTCAATGGAAACCTCAAATACCCCAATGACTGAGCATCTTCGAATAAAATATAAGAAGGTCCAATAA
- the LOC112555493 gene encoding acyl-coenzyme A thioesterase 9, mitochondrial-like, whose product MTLSPKEVKPIEIDQAKKTLMEIYGNPTFKGMDVPNPNLQGAASIPDSQQELPARSMHDSYQELVIPLGHNTSLRENYMTVAQRIRFGRILEDLDLFAVLICYTHNLIPGGHRVPLPTVTALVDRIELLEYHPSPYKDLLLCGQVTWVGTSSMEVTMEVRQEDHSLLQKVMTARFVMAARHPITEKAAMVNPLKPDGPREEYLYKLGESLLMYFYMCTASGSKIERNKRMQMSLMKVPPSDVERDEIHQLYLQTTPKENDAFETTQPENAVWMKDTKLMNMVICQPEERNMYNRIFGGFLMRMACELAWANASRYCRSRSLDLEILDHVIFLNPVEIGSLLLLSSKIVYTESKTMQVKVHAEVLDPETTSTKTTNYFFFTFNGPNDVPRVWPHTYEEFMLYLEGKRHIKYPDLTAVEEVSEQHPV is encoded by the exons ATGACGCTCTCCCCCAAAGAGGTCAAACCCATCGAGATTGACCAAG CGAAAAAAACACTGATGGAAATATATGGAAACCCAACTTTCAAAGG CATGGACgtccctaaccctaacctgcAAGGCGCTGCCTCGATTCCAGACAGTCAGCAGGAGCTGCCTGCGCGCTCCATGCACGACAGTTACCAGGAGCTGGTCATCCCCCTGGGCCACAACACCTCCCTCCGCGAGAACTACATGACAGTGGCACAGCGAATTCGTTTTGGCAGAATTCTGGAGGATCTGGACTTGTTTGCGG TTCTTATTTGCTACACTCATAACCTGATACCCGGTGGCCATCGTGTGCCCCTTCCCACCGTAACGGCTTTAGTGGACCGTATTG AGCTCCTCGAATACCACCCGTCGCCTTATAAGGACCTGCTGTTGTGCGGACAGGTGACCTGGGTAGGCACTAGTTCCATGGAGGTCACCATGGAAGTGAGACAG GAAGACCACAGCCTACTGCAGAAGGTCATGACTGCTCGCTTTGTCATGGCCGCACGCCATCCCATCACTGAGAA AGCAGCTATGGTCAACCCCCTTAAGCCGGATGGACCAAGAGAAGAATACCTCTACAAGCTAGGAGAGA GTTTACTTATGTACTTCTATATGTGCACTGCTTCAGGAAGCAAAATAGAGCGAAACAAGAGAATGCAGATGTCCTTGATGAAAGTGCCACCTAGTGATGTCGAGAGAGATGAAATACATCAGCTGTATCTTCAGACTACGCCCAAAGA AAACGATGCCTTCGAGACAACTCAACCGGAAAACGCTGTGTGGATGAAAGACACAAAGCTGATGAATATGGTCATCTGCCAGCCAGAG GAGCGGAACATGTACAACAGAATCTTTGGCGGTTTCCTGATGAGAATGGCGTGCGAGCTGGCCTGGGCCAACGCGTCCAGATACTG CAGATCTCGAAGCCTCGACCTGGAGATTCTCGATCACGTGATCTTCCTGAATCCAGTGGAGATTGGTTCTTTGTTGTTACTCTCCTCCAAG ATCGTGTACACAGAGAGCAAGACCATGCAGGTGAAAGTTCATGCTGAGGTGTTGGACCCAGAAACGACAAGCACGAAAACTACCAACtatttcttcttcactttcaaCGGCCCGAATGATGTGCCACGAGTATGGCCACACACATACGAAG AGTTCATGCTGTATCTGGAAGGAAAGCGACACATCAAGTATCCAGACCTCACTGCTGTCGAAGAGGTGTCGGAACAGCATCCTGTCTGA
- the LOC112555494 gene encoding LOW QUALITY PROTEIN: dihydrogeodin oxidase-like (The sequence of the model RefSeq protein was modified relative to this genomic sequence to represent the inferred CDS: inserted 1 base in 1 codon; deleted 1 base in 1 codon): protein MKFRTRLTVCCMLILCPLAACFLPDYSDHECIRQCSDDTPPRVCQYQWVLEDYLTLSRACYSCPDNETDCWRHHCVSADGFQRSIKTANRVLPGPTIQVCEGDTVEVVVDNQMALAEGVTIHWHGQLQKHSPHMDGVAMITQCPIPAFSSFTYRFLAEYPGTHFWHSHAGVYRGDGLFGSMVVRQRRHVTLIRRCTTTTYLNTSSSSTTGPISPWWTSSLASTTATPQTPDAILINGRGKYKPKEDEKDQPQTPFAEFQVEAGRRYRFRVVNAGSLKCPIVLSIDGHQLLLIASDGKPFLSFLVDSFVSFSGERYDFVLEVKTNSSSILWMRAKGLLECQARNIEQLAVVRVRGGKGGEVGNLLQQQLPFPPVDYIKIVNNISNVLPPSPFLSQPNDIDQSRFCDVKSKGPRCPDDFCECFHRMVVQEGEVVELVVSNANNDLLFTHPIHMHGYSFRLAEEMTEDLFRDLDNQGLVRRRLHGAPLKDTVPVPDGGYLVXRLEANNPGVWFLHCHVAFHAEIGMALTFHVNDVDGRLPAVPSDFPRCGIWPSGPSAASERWSCRHSLLDPHLGCPCRRGAVCSHCFVTSADRTPEASAGKKREVCHPLPVRRRMRWL from the exons ATGAAGTTCAGGACGAGACTCACGGTTTGCTGCATGCTGATATTGTGCCCACTAGCTGCATGCTTTTTACCAG ACTACAGCGACCACGAGTGTATACGGCAGTGTAGCGATGACACCCCACCCCGGGTGTGTCAATACCAATGGGTCCTGGAAGATTACCTGACCTTGTCCCGAGCCTGCTACAGTTGCCCTGACAACGAGACTGACTGCTGGCGTCACCATTGCGTGTCTGCTGATGGATTTCAGCGGAGCATCAAGACGGCCAACAGGGTCTTACCTGGACCGACCATACAG GTGTGTGAGGGAGACACAGTGGAAGTCGTGGTGGACAACCAGATGGCGCTGGCGGAAGGAGTGACCATTCACTGGCACGGCCAGCTGCAGAAGCATTCTCCTCATATGGACGGTGTAGCCATGATCACTCAGTGTCCTATCCCAGCTTTCTCCAGCTTCACTTACAG ATTCCTGGCGGAGTACCCAGGCACGCACTTCTGGCACTCCCACGCTGGCGTGTACCGAGGCGACGGACTCTTCGGCAGCATGGTGGTTCGCCA acgccgtcacgtgaccctcatCAGGCGCTGTACGACTACGACTTACCTGAACACGTCATCGTCCTCAACGACTGGTCCCATCAGTCCGTGGTGGACATCTTCACTGGCTTCTACCACAGCGACGCCACAGACCCCTGATGCCATCCTCATCAACG GCCGTGGAAAGTATAAACCGAAAGAAGACGAAAAAGACCAGCCACAGACACCCTTTGCCGAGTTCCAGGTGGAGGCGGGTAGGCGCTATAGGTTCCGGGTGGTCAACGCCGGCAGCTTGAAGTGCCCCATCGTTCTGTCCATCGACGGCCACCAGCTGCTTCTCATCGCCTCAGACGGAAAGCcatttctttcgtttcttgTCGACTCTTTCGTGTCCTTCAGCGGCGAACGCTACGACTTCGTGCTTGAGGTCAAGACCAACAGTTCATCCATCCTGTGGATGCGGGCGAAAGGGTTGCTGGAGTGCCAGGCTAGGAACATCGAGCAACTCGCCGTCGTGCGTGTGCGGGGGGGCAAGGGAGGGGAGGTAGGAAACTTGTTGCAGCAGCAGCTCCCTTTTCCACCCGTTGATTACATTAAAA TCGTCAACAACATCTCCAACGTCTTGCCTCCTTCTCCTTTCCTCTCCCAGCCAAACGACATTGATCAG AGTCGGTTTTGTGACGTCAAAAGTAAAGGTCCAAGGTGCCCGGATGATTTCTGCGAGTGCTTCCATCGCATGGTGGTTCAGGAGGGCGAGGTAGTGGAACTGGTCGTCTCCAATGCCAACAATGACCTCCTGTTCACGCACCCCATTCACATGCACGGGTACAGCTTCAGG CTCGCCGAAGAAATGACGGAAGACTTGTTCCGTGACCTCGACAACCAAGGACTTGTCAGAAGGAGGCTTCATGGCGCTCCCCTGAAGGACACGGTACCCGTTCCTGACGGAGGTTATCTCG TAAGGCTGGAGGCCAACAATCCAG GTGTGTGGTTTTTGCACTGCCATGTGGCTTTTCATGCCGAAATTGGAATGGCATTGACCTTTCATGTCAACGATGTGGACGGTCGGCTTCCTGCGGTGCCCTCTGATTTTCCTCGCTGCGGGATCTGGCCAAGCGGTCCATCAGCAGCATCTGAACGCTGGTCCTGCAGACACAGCCTCCTCGACCCCCATCTGGGTTGTCCCTGTCGTCGTGGCGCTGTGTGTAGTCATTGTTTTGTTACTAGCGCAGATCGCACGCCAGAAGCATCAGCAGGCAAGAAAAGGGAAGTATGTCACCCACTTCCGGTTCGACGGCGCATGCGCTGGCTCTGA
- the LOC112555009 gene encoding fibrinogen C domain-containing protein 1-like — protein MWRRWFSGSLTFLLLVTASNAVQWTPEVGGIIMACVGADITIPWSFTTAPQETVIDVTWFLEKADGRVTVFASYTNGQFFSLPRDHVQFLPNAGLIIQHATVNDTGLYSVHVNSFDGSGRVSVSNRSALVQVSTPPVLSGTQLQASRSSDPARDDETGTWHVTLQCGPFENPGQPPVIVEWVTPSGSVHADFNYRDGYYLLPLKSIERGNYTCSIVDQSPAKRCLASDSPLHGEASVYVDGEEIRLATLEANQRETSERLQEFNKSLGRELELLREENRLLREENSALSLAVQDIKDALGRYQGLNGLQDQLHQPATCAHVKQYSSLSGIHTLFQGNTTMTVYCDQHTDTGGWTVIQRRQDGSITFYRDWTDYRNGFGDLNGEFWLGLDSLHLMTSARKHELRVDLETFDGNRTFATYSGFTISDRTSAYILHYDHFSGGNAGDSLRYHTGRPFSTKDHGAQAECAINHQGAWWYYDSWSLCVANSNLNGVYKKDGTVSTETDGVFWGAFGGSLHFSKTDGNENSTFVI, from the exons ATGTGGCGGCGCTGGTTTTCCGGATCTTTGACTTTCTTGCTTTTAGTCACTG CATCAAATGCCGTTCAATGGACGCCAGAAGTTGGGGGCATCATCATGGCATGTGTAGGCGCCGACATTACAATCCCATGGTCCTTTACAACAGCGCCGCAAGAGACTGTCATtgatgtcacgtggtttttAGAG aaGGCTGATGGGAGGGTGACAGTGTTCGCCAGCTATACCAACGGTCAGTTCTTCTCGTTGCCCAGAGATCACGTGCAGTTCCTGCCCAACGCCGGCCTCATCATCCAGCATGCGACGGTCAACGACACGGGGCTGTACTCCGTCCACGTCAACTCTTTCGACGGGAGTGGTCGGGTGTCCGTCAGCAACCGCTCGGCTCTCGTACAAGTCTCGA CTCCACCAGTCCTGTCCGGGACACAGCTCCAAGCAAGTCGTAGTTCCGATCCCGCGAGGGACGACGAGACAGGGACGTGGCACGTGACACTACAGTGTGGTCCTTTTGAAAATCCAGGCCAACCCCCGGTCATAGTTGAATGGGTG ACGCCCTCTGGATCTGTGCACGCGGATTTCAACTACAGGGACGGGTACTACCTGCTACCCCTCAAGTCCATCGAGCGTGGCAACTACACCTGCTCCATCGTGGACCAGAGTCCGGCGAAGAGGTGTCTGGCCAGCGACTCCCCTTTGCACGGTGAAGCTTCTGTCTACGTCGATGGCGAGGAAATCCGTCTGGCCACGTTGGAAGCCAATCAACGAGAAACATCCGAGAGGTTGCAGGAGTTCAACAAGAGCCTGGGTAGAGAGCTGGAGTTGCTACGGGAGGAGAACCGATTGTTGCGGGAGGAGAACTCAGCGCTTTCACTTGCAGTTCAGGACATCAAAGATGCGCTCGGCCGTTATCAAGGGCTCAATGGACTGCAGGACCAGC tgcatCAACCAGCCACGTGCGCGCATGTGAAGCAATACAGTTCTCTGAGTGGCATCCACACACTATTTCAAGGAAACACGACGATGACAGTGTACTGCGACCAGCACACGGACACCGGGGGCTGGACA GTGATTCAGCGGCGACAGGATGGCTCAATAACTTTTTACCGTGACTGGACAGATTACAGAAACGGCTTTGGGGATTTGAACGGAGAATTCTGGTTAG GGCTGGACAGCCTACATCTGATGACATCAGCGAGGAAACACGAGCTGCGCGTGGACCTGGAGACCTTCGACGGCAACCGCACCTTCGCCACCTACAGTGGCTTCACCATCAGCGACAGGACTAGCGCCTACATCCTACACTACGACCACTTCTCAGGTGGTAACGCAG GTGACAGTCTCAGGTACCACACCGGTCGTCCATTCTCCACCAAGGACCACGGAGCCCAGGCTGAGTGCGCCATCAACCATCAGGGAGCCTGGTGGTACTACGACAGCTGGTCGTTGTGTGTCGCCAACTCCAACCTCAACGGTGTGTACAAGAAGGATGGGACAGTGAGCACGGAGACTGATGGAGTTTTCTGGGGAGCGTTCGGGGGATCCTTACATTTCTCTAAAACGGACGGAAATGAAAATTCGACCTTTGTAATTTAG